The Danio rerio strain Tuebingen ecotype United States chromosome 1, GRCz12tu, whole genome shotgun sequence genome includes a region encoding these proteins:
- the zgc:65894 gene encoding uncharacterized protein isoform X1, producing the protein MDSVRSGPFGQIFRPDNFVFGQSGAGNNWAKGHYTEGAELVDSVMDVVRKEAESCDCLQGFQLTHSLGGGTGSGMGTLLISKIREEFPDRIMNTFSVVPSPKVSDTVVEPYNATLSVHQLVENTDETYCIDNEALYDICFRTLKLTTPTYGDLNHLVSATMSGVTTCLRFPGQLNADLRKLAVNMVPFPRLHFFMPGFAPLTSRGSQQYRVLSVPELTQQMFDAKNMMAACDPRHGRYLTVAAVFRGRMSMKEVDEQMLNVQNKNSSYFVEWIPNNVKTAVCDIPPRGLKMSATFIGNSTAIQELFKRISEQFTAMFRRKAFLHWYTGEGMDEMEFTEAESNMNDLVSEYQQYQDATAEEGEFEEEGEEEAA; encoded by the coding sequence GCCAGAGCGGAGCTGGTAATAACTGGGCTAAAGGTCATTACACGGAGGGGGCTGAGCTGGTGGATTCAGTGATGGATGTGGTGCGCAAGGAAGCCGAGAGCTGCGACTGCCTGCAGGGTTTCCAGCTGACGCACTCTCTGGGTGGAGGAACGGGCTCTGGCATGGGAACGCTTCTCATCAGTAAGATCCGCGAGGAGTTTCCGGACCGCATCATGAACACCTTCAGTGTGGTGCCGTCTCCCAAAGTGTCCGATACGGTTGTGGAGCCCTACAACGCCACACTGTCCGTCCATCAGCTGGTGGAAAACACTGACGAAACGTATTGTATTGATAACGAGGCGCTTTATGACATCTGCTTCCGCACGCTCAAACTCACCACACCTACATACGGAGATCTCAACCATCTCGTCTCGGCCACCATGAGCGGCGTCACCACCTGTCTGAGGTTCCCCGGCCAGCTTAACGCTGATCTCCGCAAACTAGCCGTCAACATGGTGCCCTTCCCACGCCTGCACTTCTTCATGCCCGGATTTGCTCCTCTGACCAGCAGGGGGAGCCAGCAGTATCGAGTGCTCTCCGTCCCGGAGCTCACCCAGCAGATGTTTGACGCCAAAAACATGATGGCCGCTTGTGATCCACGCCATGGGCGCTACCTAACCGTGGCGGCTGTTTTCCGCGGTCGCATGTCCATGAAGGAAGTGGACGAGCAGATGCTGAACGTCCAGAATAAGAACAGCAGCTACTTTGTGGAGTGGATCCCGAATAACGTCAAGACGGCCGTCTGCGACATTCCACCTCGCGGGCTCAAAATGTCGGCGACCTTCATTGGAAACAGTACAGCCATCCAGGAGCTCTTCAAGCGAATTTCAGAGCAGTTCACGGCTATGTTTCGCCGCAAGGCCTTCTTGCATTGGTATACCGGTGAGGGAATGGATGAGATGGAGTTCACCGAGGCCGAGAGCAACATGAACGACCTGGTGTCCGAGTACCAGCAGTATCAGGACGCCACCGCCGAGGAGGGAGAGTTCGAGGAGGAGGGCGAAGAGGAGGCTGCGTGA